In Phyllobacterium zundukense, one DNA window encodes the following:
- the clpB gene encoding ATP-dependent chaperone ClpB, which translates to MNIEKYTERVRGFIQSAQTFALSSNHQQFAPEHLLKVLVDDEEGLAASLIERAGGRVEDVRLGLQAALDALPKVTGGNGQLYLAQPLAKVFTTAEEVAKKAGDSFVTVERLLTAMAIEKSAKTSEILSRAGVTPAGLNAVINDIRKGRTADSASAENTYDALKKYARDLTADARSGKLDPVIGRDDEIRRTIQVLSRRTKNNPVLIGEPGVGKTAIAEGLALRIVNGDVPESLKDKQLMALDMGALIAGAKYRGEFEERLKGVLSEVTSANGDIILFIDEMHTLVGAGKSEGAMDASNLLKPALARGELHCVGATTLDEYRKHVEKDAALARRFQPVFVDEPTVEDTISILRGLKEKYEQHHKVRISDSALVAAATLSNRYITDRFLPDKAIDLIDEGAARLRMQVDSKPEELDEIDRRIMQLKIEREALKVEKDDASRDRLDRLEKELADLEEQSTAITNTWQAEKQKLGHAADLKRQLDDARNALASAQRNGEFQKAGELAYGTIPQLEKELAQAEQHDGSASMVEEIVTPDHIAQVVSRWTGIPVDRMLEGEREKLLRMEDELAKRVVGQGEAVQAVSKAIRRARAGLQDPNRPIGSFIFLGPTGVGKTELTKTLASFLFADETAMVRLDMSEYMEKHSVSRLIGAPPGYVGYEEGGALTEAVRRRPYQVVLFDEIEKAHPDVFNVLLQVLDDGRLTDGQGRTVDFRNTLIIMTSNLGAEYLVGLPEGHDVEEVRDEVMNVVRASFRPEFLNRVDEIILFHRLQRKEMGKIVAIQLEHLQKLLADRKIVLKIDEDATNWLAEKGYDPAYGARPLKRVIQKQVQDPLAEKILLGEILDGSTVKITAGSDRLNFKSVKSAPDREKDEAA; encoded by the coding sequence ATGAACATTGAAAAATACACCGAGCGCGTTCGCGGTTTCATCCAGTCGGCGCAGACCTTTGCCCTCTCCTCCAATCATCAGCAATTTGCACCGGAGCACTTGCTGAAAGTTCTGGTCGATGACGAGGAAGGTCTTGCCGCATCCCTGATCGAACGGGCAGGCGGGCGCGTAGAAGACGTACGCCTTGGATTGCAGGCCGCGCTGGATGCGCTGCCAAAAGTGACCGGCGGCAATGGCCAGCTTTACCTTGCCCAGCCCTTGGCCAAGGTTTTCACGACCGCCGAGGAAGTCGCAAAGAAGGCCGGCGACAGCTTTGTCACGGTCGAACGTCTTTTGACGGCAATGGCGATCGAAAAGTCGGCAAAGACTTCCGAAATCCTCAGTCGCGCCGGGGTTACCCCCGCGGGTCTGAACGCTGTTATCAATGATATCCGCAAGGGCCGGACGGCTGACTCAGCTTCTGCCGAGAACACCTATGACGCCCTGAAGAAATATGCGCGCGACCTGACCGCTGATGCGCGGTCGGGCAAGCTCGACCCGGTCATTGGCCGCGATGACGAAATTCGCCGGACTATCCAGGTCCTTTCGCGGCGTACCAAGAACAATCCGGTGCTGATCGGTGAGCCGGGCGTGGGCAAGACGGCGATTGCCGAAGGCCTTGCACTGCGCATTGTCAATGGTGATGTGCCGGAATCACTGAAGGACAAGCAATTGATGGCGCTCGATATGGGTGCACTCATTGCTGGTGCCAAATATCGCGGCGAGTTCGAGGAGCGGCTGAAAGGCGTGCTTTCCGAGGTCACGTCGGCCAATGGCGACATCATCCTGTTCATCGACGAGATGCACACCCTTGTCGGCGCCGGCAAGAGCGAAGGCGCCATGGATGCTTCGAACCTGTTGAAGCCTGCGCTTGCACGCGGCGAGTTGCACTGCGTTGGCGCGACGACGCTGGATGAATATCGCAAGCACGTTGAAAAGGACGCGGCTCTTGCCCGCCGGTTCCAGCCGGTATTTGTCGACGAGCCGACAGTCGAGGATACGATTTCGATCCTGCGCGGCCTGAAGGAAAAGTACGAACAGCACCACAAGGTTCGTATTTCCGATTCGGCGCTTGTCGCCGCGGCTACCCTGTCAAATCGCTACATCACTGACCGCTTCCTGCCGGACAAAGCAATCGATCTTATTGACGAAGGGGCTGCGCGGCTTCGCATGCAGGTTGATTCCAAGCCGGAAGAACTGGATGAAATCGACCGTCGCATCATGCAGCTGAAGATCGAGCGCGAGGCCCTGAAGGTCGAGAAAGACGACGCGTCCCGCGACCGTCTCGATCGGCTGGAAAAGGAGCTCGCAGATCTCGAGGAGCAGTCAACGGCGATAACCAATACCTGGCAGGCGGAAAAGCAAAAACTCGGTCATGCAGCGGACCTCAAACGCCAGCTCGACGATGCGCGCAATGCCCTTGCATCGGCTCAGCGTAACGGTGAATTCCAGAAGGCAGGCGAGCTCGCCTATGGCACGATCCCTCAACTGGAGAAGGAGCTCGCACAGGCCGAGCAGCATGACGGTTCGGCCTCGATGGTAGAGGAAATCGTCACGCCGGATCATATCGCCCAGGTCGTTTCGCGATGGACCGGTATTCCGGTTGACCGGATGCTGGAGGGCGAGCGCGAAAAGCTGCTGCGCATGGAAGACGAACTCGCCAAGCGTGTCGTCGGTCAGGGCGAAGCGGTACAGGCCGTCTCGAAGGCCATTCGCCGGGCGCGTGCGGGTTTGCAGGATCCGAACAGGCCAATTGGCTCGTTCATTTTCCTCGGCCCGACGGGTGTCGGTAAAACCGAGCTGACCAAAACGCTCGCATCGTTCCTGTTCGCCGACGAGACGGCAATGGTTCGCCTCGACATGTCGGAATATATGGAGAAGCACTCGGTTTCACGTCTTATCGGAGCGCCTCCCGGCTATGTCGGTTATGAAGAAGGCGGTGCTTTGACCGAGGCAGTCCGGCGTCGACCCTATCAGGTGGTTCTCTTCGACGAAATCGAAAAGGCCCATCCTGATGTGTTCAACGTGCTGTTGCAGGTACTCGATGACGGGCGCTTGACCGACGGTCAGGGGCGTACGGTCGATTTCCGCAACACTCTGATCATCATGACGTCGAATCTCGGCGCGGAATATCTTGTCGGCTTGCCCGAAGGTCACGATGTCGAGGAAGTTCGCGATGAGGTGATGAACGTCGTCAGGGCGTCTTTCAGGCCGGAATTCCTCAACCGCGTTGATGAGATCATTCTGTTCCATCGTCTGCAGCGCAAGGAGATGGGCAAGATCGTGGCAATTCAGCTCGAGCACCTGCAGAAGCTTTTGGCCGATCGCAAGATCGTCCTCAAGATCGACGAAGATGCGACGAACTGGCTTGCCGAAAAGGGCTATGATCCGGCCTATGGCGCGCGCCCGCTGAAGCGGGTGATCCAGAAGCAGGTTCAGGACCCGCTGG
- a CDS encoding dihydrofolate reductase family protein, producing MRKVVATTFLSLDGVMQAPGGPDEDPTGGFTHGGWTFNYWDEPMGKVMGEIMAAPFDLLLGRKTYEIFAAHWPYIEGDFIADKFNAVTKYVATSSTEPLTWKNSVAIGGDVAAAIARLKQQDGSDLLIQGSSQLIQTLLANDLIDQFNLFVFPLVLGRGKRMFGEGAIPAGLKLVDTKASTTGVTMSTYLRSGSVSTGSFALKEPTQARREKMKRES from the coding sequence ATGCGAAAAGTCGTTGCTACAACATTCTTGAGTCTGGACGGCGTTATGCAGGCTCCGGGCGGGCCGGACGAAGATCCAACCGGCGGCTTTACCCATGGCGGGTGGACGTTCAATTATTGGGACGAGCCAATGGGCAAGGTCATGGGCGAGATCATGGCAGCGCCCTTTGATCTGCTGCTTGGCCGCAAGACTTACGAAATCTTTGCCGCGCACTGGCCCTATATTGAGGGTGACTTTATCGCGGATAAGTTCAATGCCGTAACCAAATACGTGGCAACCTCGTCGACCGAGCCGCTCACATGGAAAAACTCGGTGGCGATTGGCGGTGACGTGGCGGCTGCAATCGCCCGGCTGAAGCAGCAGGATGGATCTGATCTGCTCATTCAGGGCAGCAGCCAACTGATCCAGACGCTGCTTGCAAACGACCTGATCGATCAATTCAATCTATTTGTCTTTCCGCTCGTACTGGGTCGCGGCAAACGCATGTTTGGCGAAGGCGCCATACCTGCCGGGTTGAAACTTGTCGATACGAAAGCATCGACGACCGGGGTCACGATGAGCACCTATCTGCGTTCTGGATCTGTCAGCACCGGATCATTCGCCCTTAAGGAGCCGACCCAGGCACGCCGCGAGAAGATGAAGCGGGAAAGCTAG